The following proteins are co-located in the Candidatus Accumulibacter cognatus genome:
- a CDS encoding MarR family transcriptional regulator: protein MTQMLTDRYHDRLAGTLSCYDRIVITGTLPGVCYAAGMTSFLNARHIRIFDYPRFAEPLRDRIREAALALATAQGARIEHVAKAQIRKEDLVAAVLKERGDHPGLVHVLSAMEACDAYEPWHDKQSHPTFLRHTSGKCLHYYFYWMDETLGLIYLRVPTWSPFRLQFYCNGHSRLAHSLTTAGIDYAMADNAFIRIADWERAQQLADAFSPDTLHALLDRYAEQCCPILEVFGQSYHWSLMQVEYSTDLLFRSDTILKSLYEELSRQAIFSVKADQVANFLGKKITPQLAQELGSRFTTRIEGTCIKHHFGKVSVKMYDKFNRVLRLETTTNNVSFFKHHRKVEHRDGHDSREIAPLRKTIYSLIDLREILLGCKVISSFFYTFVCDT from the coding sequence ATGACACAGATGCTGACGGATCGATATCACGACCGGCTTGCAGGAACGCTCTCCTGCTACGACCGGATCGTGATTACGGGGACGTTGCCCGGTGTGTGCTACGCGGCGGGGATGACGAGTTTTCTCAATGCCAGGCACATTCGAATTTTTGACTATCCGCGCTTTGCCGAGCCGCTGCGTGACCGCATTCGTGAAGCCGCACTGGCTCTGGCGACCGCGCAGGGAGCGCGAATCGAGCACGTTGCCAAGGCGCAGATCCGCAAGGAAGACCTCGTTGCCGCGGTGCTCAAGGAGCGTGGGGATCATCCAGGACTGGTGCATGTGCTCTCCGCCATGGAAGCCTGCGACGCCTACGAACCCTGGCACGACAAGCAAAGTCACCCAACCTTTCTGCGCCACACCTCGGGCAAGTGCCTGCACTACTATTTCTACTGGATGGACGAAACCCTCGGACTCATCTACCTGCGCGTGCCGACGTGGAGTCCATTCCGGCTGCAGTTCTACTGCAATGGCCACAGTCGGTTGGCACACTCGCTGACAACGGCAGGTATCGACTACGCGATGGCGGACAATGCTTTCATCCGTATCGCCGATTGGGAGCGGGCTCAGCAACTCGCGGACGCCTTCTCGCCGGACACCCTGCACGCTCTCCTGGACCGCTACGCCGAGCAGTGCTGCCCGATCCTCGAGGTCTTTGGACAGTCCTATCACTGGAGCCTGATGCAGGTGGAGTACTCGACCGATCTGCTGTTCCGCTCCGATACGATCCTGAAGTCGCTCTACGAGGAACTCTCCCGGCAGGCGATCTTCTCGGTCAAGGCAGACCAGGTCGCCAACTTCCTGGGCAAGAAGATCACACCGCAACTGGCGCAGGAACTCGGCAGCCGCTTCACGACGCGCATCGAGGGCACTTGCATCAAGCACCATTTTGGCAAAGTATCGGTCAAGATGTACGACAAGTTCAACCGCGTGCTGCGTCTGGAGACCACGACCAATAACGTTTCCTTCTTCAAGCACCACCGCAAGGTGGAACATCGGGATGGTCACGACTCGCGCGAGATCGCTCCCCTCCGAAAGACCATCTACAGCCTCATCGATTTGCGCGAGATCCTGCTCGGGTGTAAGGTGATTTCCTCATTTTTCTATACCTTTGTGTGCGATACTTAG
- a CDS encoding glycine zipper family protein: MEKRMFLRLLAASLFMTGCVTIPTGPTVLVLPGQQKSFEHFRDDDIACQQYAWALTAPVSQAAADAAVSPAVVATAIGAAAGAIIGSATGRAGQGAAIGAGTGLVFGSSASGHTAYLTSYELQRRYNMAYVQCMYSRGNQVPGSAVYRQAPANYLPPGAPPPGYPPPGTPAPDLPPQPKPPPNYPPPNTLPPEGVPPQRK; encoded by the coding sequence ATGGAAAAACGAATGTTTTTGCGGTTGCTTGCGGCCAGCTTGTTCATGACAGGGTGCGTGACCATACCGACCGGTCCCACGGTGCTGGTCCTGCCGGGGCAACAAAAATCCTTCGAGCATTTCCGGGACGATGACATCGCTTGCCAGCAATACGCATGGGCGCTGACGGCGCCCGTCAGCCAGGCGGCTGCCGATGCGGCCGTCAGCCCTGCCGTGGTGGCGACCGCCATTGGCGCTGCCGCGGGTGCGATCATCGGTTCAGCGACCGGCCGAGCGGGCCAGGGTGCCGCGATCGGTGCGGGGACCGGACTGGTTTTTGGCAGCTCGGCGAGTGGCCACACTGCCTATCTGACTTCCTACGAGCTGCAGCGGCGCTACAACATGGCCTATGTTCAGTGCATGTACTCGCGTGGGAACCAAGTGCCGGGGTCGGCCGTGTACCGCCAGGCACCGGCGAATTACCTGCCACCCGGAGCGCCTCCACCGGGCTATCCGCCGCCCGGCACGCCTGCACCGGACCTGCCACCGCAGCCCAAACCCCCGCCGAACTATCCGCCGCCGAATACGCTGCCGCCGGAGGGTGTTCCCCCCCAACGCAAATAG
- a CDS encoding transposase, which produces MPDRNQVVPRASSLESLLLPGHWARMVWGYVERQNMSRLYAGIKAVEGGPGRPAIAPEILFALWLFATWEGVGSARRLEQLTGEDDAYRGICGGVDVNYHTLADFRHEVEAMDELLTDSISSLMAAGAVKLKAVAQDGMRVRASAGAASFRREDKLKDHLETARKRVAQLKAYVDDPVGESPRKQAAQRRAAEEREAYLEAALARLPELAAIKKKPGQKPEDARRSTTDAEATVMKMGDGGFRPVYHIEFGRDTASQVIVGVDVVTTGSDMGQMVPMVEQVVDRCGRAPDDWLMDGGFPAHDQMDSVTTPTRVMAPVPKPKAKKTTTDETAGHEAAGDVSVTPKVAVDPHQRKPGDSTAVGDWRERMGTDEAKALDKARAATAECVNAQARNLGLVLLPVRGVTFPRQSRGLSICEPLKAAKQGR; this is translated from the coding sequence ATGCCTGATCGTAACCAAGTGGTGCCGCGCGCGAGCAGTCTGGAATCCCTGTTGCTGCCGGGGCACTGGGCACGGATGGTCTGGGGTTATGTGGAGCGGCAGAACATGTCACGGCTGTATGCTGGGATCAAAGCCGTTGAAGGCGGGCCGGGGCGACCGGCGATTGCCCCTGAAATTCTGTTCGCCCTGTGGCTTTTTGCGACATGGGAAGGTGTGGGCAGTGCCCGAAGGCTTGAGCAGTTGACTGGGGAAGACGACGCCTACCGGGGGATCTGTGGGGGCGTGGACGTGAATTACCATACCCTGGCTGATTTTCGCCACGAGGTCGAGGCGATGGACGAACTGCTGACGGACAGCATCTCCAGCCTGATGGCGGCAGGCGCCGTCAAACTGAAGGCAGTGGCACAGGACGGCATGCGAGTACGAGCCAGTGCCGGTGCCGCTTCCTTTCGCCGAGAAGACAAACTCAAGGATCATCTTGAAACGGCTCGGAAAAGAGTTGCCCAACTCAAGGCCTACGTCGACGATCCTGTGGGCGAAAGCCCTCGTAAGCAAGCGGCGCAGCGGCGTGCGGCAGAAGAACGTGAAGCGTATCTTGAAGCTGCTCTGGCCCGCCTCCCTGAACTGGCGGCCATCAAAAAGAAGCCAGGCCAGAAACCCGAGGACGCCCGTCGCTCGACGACTGACGCCGAGGCGACGGTCATGAAGATGGGGGATGGCGGATTCCGGCCGGTGTACCACATCGAATTTGGCCGCGACACGGCAAGTCAGGTGATCGTAGGCGTTGATGTCGTCACCACGGGCAGTGACATGGGGCAGATGGTGCCCATGGTGGAGCAGGTCGTGGATCGTTGCGGACGGGCACCCGACGACTGGTTGATGGATGGTGGATTTCCGGCGCACGACCAGATGGATTCCGTGACCACACCAACGCGAGTGATGGCTCCCGTGCCCAAGCCGAAAGCCAAGAAGACAACGACGGACGAAACGGCGGGACACGAGGCTGCGGGCGATGTTTCGGTGACGCCGAAAGTGGCGGTCGATCCGCACCAGAGGAAACCCGGAGACAGTACGGCCGTGGGAGACTGGCGGGAACGGATGGGCACAGACGAGGCCAAGGCGCTTGATAAGGCACGTGCAGCCACGGCCGAATGTGTCAATGCCCAGGCCAGGAATCTCGGACTGGTGCTGTTGCCGGTGCGTGGAGTAACCTTCCCCCGGCAGAGCCGGGGGCTTTCAATATGTGAGCCGCTCAAAGCGGCTAAACAGGGTCGCTAA